One Tolypothrix bouteillei VB521301 DNA window includes the following coding sequences:
- a CDS encoding M28 family peptidase, which produces MNLKNQLETHLTYIACDRDPYLASAGHFFVQEYICQQFALWGSVEIHTFNVGAKTCKNFILNIPGTHSGIKDLPPILIGAHYDAVPGTPGADDNATGVAVLLELARMFATQPMKYPLQLVAFDMEEYGLLGSTDYAAKLKQEVRSLRLMISLEMLGYCDPTPGSQAYPPPLEKFYPNRGDFIALIGNWRTIRDVISLSRSIRKAGVPSQWLPVPNKGLIVPQTRQSDHAPFWDAGYPAIMVTDTAFMRNPNYHKPSDTIATLDLDFLTGVCRGLEMGIRRL; this is translated from the coding sequence GTGAATCTCAAGAATCAACTGGAAACCCACCTCACTTATATAGCCTGCGATCGCGATCCCTATCTGGCAAGTGCCGGACATTTCTTCGTCCAAGAATACATTTGTCAACAATTTGCTCTCTGGGGAAGTGTGGAAATCCACACCTTTAACGTCGGGGCAAAAACCTGCAAAAACTTCATATTAAATATTCCCGGTACGCATTCAGGCATTAAGGATTTGCCACCAATTCTAATTGGTGCTCATTACGACGCAGTACCGGGAACTCCCGGTGCTGATGATAATGCTACGGGTGTCGCAGTGCTGTTAGAACTGGCGAGAATGTTCGCCACCCAACCAATGAAGTATCCTTTGCAACTGGTTGCATTTGATATGGAAGAGTACGGCTTGTTAGGTAGCACTGATTATGCAGCCAAGCTCAAGCAAGAGGTGCGATCGCTACGCCTGATGATTTCTCTAGAAATGTTAGGTTACTGCGATCCAACACCAGGTTCCCAAGCGTACCCACCTCCTTTGGAAAAATTTTACCCAAATCGGGGTGATTTTATTGCTCTGATCGGCAATTGGCGGACAATTCGCGATGTCATTTCTCTCAGCCGCAGTATTCGCAAAGCGGGTGTCCCCAGCCAGTGGCTACCAGTACCAAACAAAGGTTTAATCGTTCCGCAAACAAGACAAAGCGATCATGCACCTTTTTGGGATGCTGGTTACCCGGCAATTATGGTAACAGACACGGCATTTATGCGGAATCCTAACTATCACAAACCCAGCGATACTATTGCGACTTTAGATTTAGATTTTTTAACTGGTGTATGCCGGGGTTTGGAAATGGGAATTCGGCGATTGTAA